A stretch of the Papaver somniferum cultivar HN1 chromosome 6, ASM357369v1, whole genome shotgun sequence genome encodes the following:
- the LOC113289322 gene encoding cold-regulated 413 plasma membrane protein 2-like, with amino-acid sequence MARTGFIAMKTDEQPTGLITSDLQDLKLAAKKFANDVIKLGGIGIGATFFQWVACVAAIYLLVLERTNWKTDMLTQLLIPYIYFSLPDIIFNTLRGDVGKWIAFVAVVVRLFFPKHFPEWLEMPTALILLLVVTPHLFAHSLRVHWGWIGVAICLGIACYLLQEHIRKSGGFRNSFTQSKGVSNTVGILLLMVYPVWSLLLWIL; translated from the exons ATGGCGAGAACAGGATTTATAGccatgaaaactgatgaacaaccCACTGGATTGATCACTTCTGATCTCCAGGATCTCAAATTAGCTGCTAAGAAATTTGCTAATGATGTGATCAAGCTTGGTGGGATCGGGATCGGAGCTACCTTCTTCCAATGGGTAGCTTGTGTCGCTGCTAT CTATTTGTTGGTCTTGGAACGAACAAACTGGAAGACAGATATGTTGACTCAACTTTTGATACCTTATATCTACTTCAGTCTTCCTGACATCATTTTCAACACATTAAG AGGAGATGTAGGAAAATGGATTGCGTTCGTTGCAGTCGTGGTGCGACTCTTTTTCCCAAAGCACTTCCCAG AATGGTTGGAAATGCCTACAGCATTGATTCTTCTGTTGGTGGTGACTCCTCATCTGTTTGCTCACAGCCTAAGGGTTCATTGGGGTTGGATTGGTGTTGCAATTTGTTTAGGTATCGCATGTTACTTGCTACAAGAACACATCCGTAAATCAGGAGGTTTCAGAAATTCCTTCACTCAAAGCAAGGGTGTTTCAAATACAGTTGGAATccttcttttgatggtttacccAGTCTGGTCACTTCTACTATGGATCCTCTAG
- the LOC113289323 gene encoding cold-regulated 413 plasma membrane protein 2-like, with amino-acid sequence MVRTEYIQMKTDDKIAEILGSDFQDLKLAARKYADHAIKLGGLGIGTSFFQWLACLSAIYLLILQRTGWKTEMLTQLLIPYIFFSLPDVVFNFLRGDVGKWIAFVAVVLRLFFPKHFPDWLEMPAALILLLVVTPHLFAHSLRNHWSWIGVAICLAIACYLLQEHIRKAGGFRDSFTQPKGVSNTVGILLLMVYPVWALVLHIL; translated from the exons ATGGTGAGAACAGAGTACATTCAGATGAAAACTGATGATAAGATCGCGGAGATACTCGGTTCTGATTTCCAAGATCTCAAATTAGCTGCTAGGAAATATGCTGATCATGCCATCAAGCTTGGTGGCCTTGGAATCGGAACTTCCTTTTTTCAATGGCTAGCTTGCTTATCTGCCAT CTATCTCTTGATCTTGCAGCGAACAGGCTGGAAGACAGAAATGTTGACACAGCTATTGATACCATACATTTTCTTCAGTCTTCCTGACGTAGTTTTCAACTTCCTAAG AGGAGATGTAGGAAAATGGATTGCTTTTGTTGCAGTCGTACTGAGACTCTTTTTCCCAAAGCATTTCCCAG ACTGGTTGGAAATGCCTGCAGCGTTGATTCTTCTGTTGGTGGTGACTCCTCATCTGTTTGCACACAGCCTAAGGAACCATTGGAGTTGGATTGGAGTTGCAATTTGTCTTGCCATTGCATGTTACTTGCTACAAGAACACATCCGAAAGGCAGGCGGTTTCAGAGATTCCTTCACTCAGCCCAAGGGTGTTTCGAACACAGTTGGCATccttcttttgatggtttatccAGTCTGGGCACTAGTACTTCATATCCTCTAG
- the LOC113291498 gene encoding cytochrome P450 71A9-like, which translates to MRSHCCYNFIYLLLVFAITLSVLWWKQLTRKNRNGRLPPGPRRIPLIGNLHQLGGGSLHASLKKLSDEYGPLVFLKLGSVPTLVVSSQDMAKEILQTHDIVIPNRSMFYAPTKISYGGSDIAFARYGEYWMLD; encoded by the coding sequence ATGAGATCACATTGCTGCTACAATTTTATATATCTTCTGCTTGTTTTTGCTATAACTTTGTCGGTGCTATGGTGGAAACAGCTGACAAGGAAAAACAGAAATGGGAGATTACCACCAGGTCCGAGAAGGATTCCTTTAATTGGAAACTTGCACCAGCTTGGTGGTGGCTCACTACATGCATCACTTAAGAAGCTTTCAGATGAATACGGACCTCTGGTGTTTCTTAAACTCGGCTCAGTTCCAACTTTGGTCGTCTCATCACAGGATATGGCGAAAGAGATCCTCCAAACACATGATATTGTGATTCCAAACAGATCCATGTTTTATGCTCCCACGAAAATCTCTTATGGTGGTTCGGATATTGCTTTTGCTCGTTATGGTGAATACTggatgttggattaa